In Sphingobacterium sp. PCS056, the following proteins share a genomic window:
- a CDS encoding sigma-70 family RNA polymerase sigma factor codes for MEHIKAIKEDNHQIFTQVYDQYHTQIYSFILLKTRSEYIAEEVTQLTFIKLWKQRNQLNEQLGIHIQIFGMARQVMIDLLRKESNRFKYEGESANTPFTDSLITAIESKDILQIMEQDIENMPKMRRIVFELSRKQGLTHKEIAQLYSISPKTVEHHIGKALMQLKQHIYSIML; via the coding sequence ATGGAACATATTAAAGCAATAAAAGAAGATAACCATCAAATTTTCACTCAGGTCTATGACCAATATCATACCCAAATTTATAGCTTTATTCTACTAAAAACCCGTTCCGAATACATTGCTGAGGAAGTAACACAACTTACGTTCATCAAATTATGGAAGCAACGAAACCAATTGAACGAACAACTGGGCATTCATATCCAAATTTTTGGAATGGCTAGACAAGTGATGATCGATTTGCTCCGAAAAGAGTCTAACCGTTTTAAGTATGAAGGCGAATCGGCAAATACCCCATTCACCGACAGTTTGATAACTGCTATCGAAAGTAAAGATATCTTGCAGATCATGGAGCAGGACATCGAAAATATGCCCAAAATGCGTCGTATTGTTTTTGAATTGAGTCGTAAACAAGGACTCACGCATAAAGAAATTGCTCAGCTCTACTCCATTTCCCCAAAAACGGTCGAACACCATATTGGCAAAGCGCTTATGCAACTCAAACAGCATATATATTCGATTATGCTCTAG